The window TCCTCCCATCCTGAGCTTCTTTCAGACATCTGACGCGATGGGTGTCTGGGATCAGAGACATCGATCCTTGAATCTGGTCCCTTGTAGTTAGTTCAGCGAGCTCCGCTATGAGTATTGCCTTCGTTGTTGCGAGTGAATTTTCTTTCAGCTTGCCTTCTCCTTCCCTCCTCAATGCTTTCCAGAGTGTTTTGACGAGAGATATCTAGGCGCCTTTTGTCTCCAGGGTTAGTCCTATCCAGAGGTCGAGCAGGACAGTCTCCATCTTCATGGGACAGGGACTTACAGAAAAAGCAGTGCTTTTCTAAGTGCTCATACTCCAGCACTATCTCTACGATCTTCTTCGATGGCAGTTCGAGGTCCATACACATAATTAATGGTCTCAAACCATTTATTTGTACCCGAAGCCTAGCTTTGTTCACTTCCCGGCTTTCAATAGGTCCAAGTACAGCACCAATGGCGTTGATAGTACCATCTGTCCAGTAGTGAAGTGGTATACCATGGACCTGTACCCAAAAGGATATGCGTGAAGGGAAGCTATCCGACACAACAGGTTCCCATTTCTGCAGGATCAACATCCACCTTTTAAAGTGGAAAGGGGCTTTGGATAGGATGGTTTGCATATCTTTCTCTGTCTCAAAACCGAACTGGAAGAGGTTGGGACCCAAATCTTGTGTCTCAAAACCGAACTGGAAGAGGATAGGAAGCTATCAATGATAAAACGTCGAAACAATACAGAATTTTTGGTACAAGACAAAAGACAAGAAGctatcaataataaaaaatcgaAACAATACAGAATTTTTGGTACAAGATAAAAGACAAGTATAGAACATAAAAGAACTTTTGGTACAAGACAAAAGACAAGTATATAACATAAAGTTTTAAggaaaaaactaattttgatcCGTCATTCAAAAAaagcggatatatttttgttttatattttttttaaaaatatatatttgtgttttattaattatatttatgtttttaatcatattttgtggaaaatattttttaaatgattaataaaatattttagtaattatattaaaataattgaacatgttgatgttttaatagaattgatatttttcatataagCTATGTGAATGCCGACACAGAAGCCTTGTTCGTTCTGTATATGAACTTCCAGCGCTCAGTCTTTGGAGATTGAAATCAATAAGCACTCAGTCTATGATGTTTTGATCATTTACCGAAATGTagtaaatacatataattatagaGACATCCATGAACTTGTAATGGATTAAACAATTCATTAATTCagttttaaaatgaaaagaaattaccaattgttgataaaaaaaaaagaaatgaccAATCACATAACGTAGTACAAAAAATTGCAActactataaaaatataattttactgtTGACAAAAACCATCGTGTActgtatatatattgaaaataataattaaatacaaaaatcattttataaagcatcttgtatatatatactcacaAACTCCCATAACATCTTCTTCGGTATACGCCTTCTATTCCCTTGACAACATCAAACTTTAAACCCCTATaaatcaagaaagaagaaagagaagaagaatcaaCAAAAAACCAGAAGCAATCAATGTCTTATTCTTCCCTCAGATTGCCAGTCTTTCTCATTCTCTCATCTCTTCTCCATGCCGCTTTAGGTACGTATACATACATCTACGGTATATATATCTCCAATTGTTAGAACCATGATCAAGTTCAATATGATCTTCTCCATTTGTTTCACTCATGtcaattccaattttttttttttttcaaaaatcattcTTGGTTAGACAAGTTCTCAGTCTTTACATCAAAGAACCATAATTTTACATTTTGACCAACTACATGACCGGTTTAAGATAACCATATGAAATACTATCCTTTTATGTTGACATTTGATTCTTTTTCTTAATCAGTTTATGTTTTTGGCTTTCCTATAATTGTAGGGGAAGAAATCAT of the Raphanus sativus cultivar WK10039 unplaced genomic scaffold, ASM80110v3 Scaffold3924, whole genome shotgun sequence genome contains:
- the LOC130507031 gene encoding uncharacterized protein At4g02000-like, which gives rise to MLILQKWEPVVSDSFPSRISFWVQVHGIPLHYWTDGTINAIGAVLGPIESREVNKARLRVQINGLRPLIMCMDLELPSKKIVEIVLEYEHLEKHCFFCKSLSHEDGDCPARPLDRTNPGDKRRLDISRQNTLESIEEGRRRQAERKFTRNNEGNTHSGAR